Proteins encoded in a region of the Hypomesus transpacificus isolate Combined female chromosome 17, fHypTra1, whole genome shotgun sequence genome:
- the LOC124479593 gene encoding suppressor of cytokine signaling 7-like isoform X3 — MNNAQDMSPDFVLMRLVSAAEYDRLDEDNLMSAGGVVSGFSKAVLGHHGNNINNGFEFDPNNPTAGPTHQGNPSPHYSSQLESRLEALDSGVMLTRPPAPDAPPPPDFAVAQRFDFPHGVGRGSRAQLMVFQNLLRSSDGILECGLDPPGFQVSDAEKQEASPACITTPAATTTGEHITNCSADLQHHRLQWHPMLKLSQVVADELPSVTEGGGLCHRHQLVPDTIDWPPILDKTLHFSLLDPRRACPPGGEGDPVLTLARRLGELGQASDLLLREGGEGPRCSCHSLLASSMVHGEDPSEASDALLVLEGLGAEEMGSEGFKGGASSGEEGVEGGGGQGAAAGGAFSSSSLSGLMRQVQRLTGEACCDPQVCHPPLDTPGPSSPGTPRLRSDPPAAGTQSASPSLADLQLAPDPPSAPPHTPQSQPQSRATTPKLGVLRAPSPLVVEGAARCSGGGEGEKTPRGKSRKGGSLKFRLSKLFRTKSSSGSSHLLDKRPSLASSTSSGGSLVDVWGSSCSSTDQDAGSRLLLSRPQSAFSPVPFSPAFTDDFGGGVQPGPFLERSVGASMQSLPPQPLLPSLSTIQHSLSLNDTFLRGLPRPVPLPGAGPPSSRLHQRPTLCPLSRPDASSFTTSLRELEKCGWYWGPMNWEDAEMKLKARPDGSFLVRDSSDPRYILSLSFRSQGVTHHTRMEHYRGTFSLWCHPKFEDRCHSVVEFIERAIMHSKNGKFLYFLRSRVPGLPPTPVQLLYPVSRFSSVKSLQHLCRFCIRQQIRIDHIQELPLPRPLIIYLRKFYYYDPEEEMYLSIKDTGRGHTTQEGVESQT; from the exons ATGAATAACGCGCAAGATATGTCTCCAGATTTTGTCTTGATGCGCTTGGTGTCTGCAGCCGAATATGACCGCTTGGACGAGGATAATTTGATGTCGGCCGGTGGAGTGGTTTCCGGATTCAGTAAAGCCGTCTTGGGTCATCATGGCAACAATATCAACAATGGGTTTGAATTTGATCCGAACAACCCCACAGCAGGCCCAACACACCAGGGCAATCCCTCCCCGCACTATAGTTCGCAGCTCGAGAGCCGGTTGGAGGCGCTTGATAGCGGAGTGATGCTGACTCGACCACCGGCGCCAGATGCTCCTCCGCCACCCGACTTCGCCGTGGCTCAGCGCTTTGATTTCCCGCACGGCGTGGGCCGGGGATCGCGGGCTCAGCTAATGGTGTTCCAGAACCTCCTACGGTCGAGCGACGGTATTCTGGAATGCGGCCTGGACCCGCCCGGCTTCCAGGTGAGCGACGCCGAGAAACAGGAGGCTAGCCCGGCGTGTATCACCACCCCCGCCGCCACGACCACAGGCGAGCACATCACAAACTGCAGCGCCGACCTGCAACACCACAGGCTCCAGTGGCACCCGATGCTGAAGCTGTCCCAGGTAGTGGCAGACGAGCTACCTtcagtgacagagggaggggggctgtgccACCGCCACCAGCTCGTCCCAGACACCATAGACTGGCCCCCGATCCTGGACAAGACCCTGCACTTCAGCCTCCTGGACCCCCGCAGGGCGTGCCCcccggggggagagggggacccGGTGTTGACCCTGGCCCGGAGGCTGGGCGAGCTGGGCCAGGCCTCAGACCTCctgctgagggaggggggggagggcccCCGCTGCTCCTGCCACAGCCTGTTGGCCTCCTCCATGGTGCACGGGGAGGACCCCAGCGAGGCCAGCGACGCGCTGCTggtgctggaggggctgggggcagaGGAGATGGGGAGTGAGGGCTTCAAGGGGGGGGCGTCGTcgggggaagagggggtggagggcgggGGCGGGCAGGGGGCGGCGGCTGGGGGGGCCTTctccagcagctctctctcGGGGCTGATGAGGCAGGTGCAGAGGCTGACGGGGGAAGCGTGTTGCGACCCCCAGGTGTGTCACCCCCCCCTGGACACGCcgggcccctcctcccccgggaCTCCCCGGCTACGATCAGACCCCCCCGCCGCCGGCACCCAGTCCGCCTCCCCTAGCCTGGCCGACCTCCAGCTcgccccagaccccccctccgccccgccccacaccccccagtcccagccccagagCCGGGCCACTACCCCCAAGCTCGGGGTGCTGCGGGCACCCTCTCCCCTGGTGGTGGAAGGGGCGGCACGGTGCTCcggagggggcgagggggagaaGACCCCCAGGGGGAAGTCGAGGAAGGGGGGGTCGCTGAAGTTCCGTCTCAGCAAGCTGTTCAGGACCAAGAGCAGCAGTGGCTCCTCCCACCTGCTGGACAAGAGGCcttccctggcctcctccacctcgtctGGGGGCAGCCTGGTGGACGTCTGGGGGTCCTCCTGCAGCTCCACAGACCAGGACGCTGGGAg tagACTGTTACTCTCCAGGCCTCAGAGTGCCTTCTCTCCAGTTCCTTTCAGTCCAGCCTTCACTG ACGACTTTGGAGGTGGGGTGCAGCCCGGCCCTTTCCTGGAGCGCAGCGTGGGGGCGTCCATgcagtccctcccccctcagcctctgctgccctccctgAGCACCATCCAGCACAGCCTCAGCCTCAACG atacGTTCCTGAGGGGGCTCCCCAGGCCGGTGCCCCTGCCGGGGGCcgggcccccctcctccagactccACCAGAGGCCCACGCTGTGCCCCCTCAGCCGGCCAGACGCCAGCAGCTTCACCACCAGCCtgagggagctggagaag tgtggCTGGTACTGGGGCCCGATGAACTGGGAGGACGCTGAGATGAAGCTGAAGGCCAGGCCGGATGGCTCCTTCCTGGTCAGAGACAGTTCAGACCCACGCTACATCCTCAGCCTCAGCTTCAGGTCCCAGGGGGTCACGCACCACACGCGTATGGAGCACTAccgag GTACCTTCAGCTTGTGGTGTCACCCCAAGTTTGAGGACCGCTGTCACTCCGTGGTGGAGTTTATCGAGCGTGCCATCATGCACTCCAAGAACGGGAAGTTCCTCTACTTCCTGCGCTCACGAGTACCTG GCCTGCCCCCCACTCCGGTGCAGCTCCTCTACCCTGTGTCTCGGTTCAGCAGCGTCAAGTCTCTGCAGCACCTCTGTCGCTTCTGCATCCGCCAGCAGATCAGGATCGACCACATCCAGGAGCTTCCTCTGCCCAG gcctctcaTCATCTACCTGAGGAAGTTCTACTACTACGACCCCGAGGAGGAGATGTACCTGTCAATCAAAGACACGGGGCGGGGCCACACCACtcaggagggggtggagtctCAGACGTAG